From a single Gimesia fumaroli genomic region:
- a CDS encoding creatininase family protein encodes MSESNRQPSEVLLHKHTRREFRERMQAGELKACIIPVAATEQHLEHLAMEHDWRSVMLVATEAARLLAPEVIVAPSMNIGISEHHMKHPGTLSALPGSWLSVLFDTIRSTHQAGFNNILVLNGHGGNIAPCLGMWGQFQQRLEINLHFESYWNLLPEDVALANLKTKRWPGHAQEFETAFALAAFPENVRADAMQDQEDREPLEASAEAGQIMIDEIVKQVSQYVAGMIEGTNKAEIPPFHT; translated from the coding sequence ATGTCGGAATCAAATCGTCAGCCCAGTGAAGTGCTGCTACATAAACATACCAGACGGGAATTTCGCGAGCGGATGCAAGCAGGTGAGTTAAAAGCCTGTATCATTCCTGTCGCCGCCACCGAACAGCATCTGGAACATCTGGCGATGGAGCATGACTGGCGAAGCGTGATGCTGGTGGCAACAGAAGCGGCCCGGCTGCTGGCGCCGGAAGTCATCGTGGCACCTTCCATGAACATCGGTATCAGCGAGCATCACATGAAACATCCGGGAACGTTGTCAGCCTTACCGGGAAGCTGGCTCAGCGTGTTGTTTGATACGATTCGCAGTACGCATCAGGCTGGTTTTAATAATATTCTCGTGCTGAATGGACACGGCGGGAATATTGCTCCCTGCCTGGGAATGTGGGGGCAGTTTCAACAACGGTTGGAGATCAACCTGCATTTTGAATCGTACTGGAATCTGTTACCCGAAGATGTGGCGTTGGCGAATTTGAAAACCAAACGCTGGCCCGGTCATGCCCAGGAATTTGAGACTGCCTTTGCGCTGGCCGCCTTCCCCGAAAATGTACGTGCCGACGCAATGCAGGATCAGGAAGATCGAGAACCCTTAGAAGCTTCGGCAGAAGCGGGGCAGATTATGATTGATGAAATCGTCAAGCAGGTTTCACAGTATGTGGCAGGTATGATAGAGGGAACAAATAAAGCCGAGATTCCCCCGTTTCATACTTAA
- a CDS encoding stage II sporulation protein M yields MNKHKFIHERRPHWKRFEALLESTSRRSLSKLPAKEISNFSQLLREVSHDLATIRSRGWGQDLNAYLNDLVARGHNVFYSAPPANLAGVYHYLTFEFPRLFRANIGYFLTACLLFFLPMGISWAVVQSNPSLANRVIAEEMMSRFDQMYGKDSPLNTNAEESTEEEQESDETEDIPLGSFGDERASMAGFYINNNVGIALKCFALGILLGIGSVYTLLFNGIYLGAVSGYIVSQGNGERFLSFVVSHGSFELTAIAVAGGAGLMLGNALIHPGQRTRFQSLQVRGLEAVQIAGGAAVMLVIAAFIEAFWSPSDIPSSVKYIVGSGLWLIVIFYLGFAGLQSTPQTRPLSNRGPQG; encoded by the coding sequence GTGAATAAGCACAAATTCATTCACGAACGACGTCCGCACTGGAAACGTTTCGAAGCGCTACTTGAGAGTACTTCCAGAAGATCGCTTTCCAAATTACCGGCAAAAGAAATTTCGAATTTTTCACAATTGCTGCGCGAAGTCTCTCATGATTTAGCCACGATCCGATCAAGAGGTTGGGGACAGGATCTGAATGCCTATTTAAATGATCTGGTCGCCCGCGGCCATAACGTGTTTTACAGCGCCCCCCCCGCTAATCTTGCCGGCGTCTATCATTATCTGACATTCGAATTTCCCCGGCTCTTTCGTGCCAACATTGGTTATTTTCTTACTGCGTGCCTGTTGTTTTTTCTGCCGATGGGGATCAGTTGGGCTGTGGTGCAAAGTAACCCCAGTCTGGCAAACAGAGTCATCGCTGAGGAAATGATGTCACGATTTGATCAAATGTATGGGAAAGACAGCCCGCTCAATACAAACGCGGAAGAGTCCACCGAAGAGGAACAGGAGTCAGATGAGACTGAAGACATTCCGCTCGGAAGTTTTGGAGACGAGCGTGCCTCGATGGCCGGCTTTTATATCAACAATAATGTCGGTATCGCTTTGAAGTGCTTTGCACTGGGAATTCTGCTGGGGATTGGTTCCGTATATACGCTGTTATTTAATGGGATCTATTTAGGGGCCGTCTCCGGTTATATTGTCAGTCAGGGGAATGGAGAACGCTTTTTGAGCTTTGTGGTTTCCCATGGCTCGTTTGAATTAACGGCGATCGCTGTGGCGGGAGGCGCTGGCCTGATGTTGGGTAATGCCCTGATTCATCCTGGTCAGAGAACCCGATTTCAATCATTGCAGGTACGTGGCCTCGAAGCCGTACAGATCGCTGGGGGAGCCGCCGTGATGCTGGTGATCGCAGCGTTCATCGAGGCATTCTGGTCCCCGTCTGATATTCCCAGTAGCGTGAAATATATTGTTGGCAGCGGGCTCTGGTTGATCGTGATTTTTTATCTGGGCTTTGCTGGCCTGCAATCAACGCCTCAAACCAGGCCACTCAGTAACCGGGGGCCGCAGGGATGA
- a CDS encoding prenyltransferase/squalene oxidase repeat-containing protein, with product MFLSQRNLRAASLWSLLLTGLVSTAVAAEPVLSDADLQTLKKEQQKGINYLKNSQLEDGLWTTETVPGISALVTTALLESGVPASDPVVTKSLKRLEGFIKKDGGIYYAKSNHRNYETCISIMAFSAANQGGRYDSIIKNAEKFLRGLQWDKGEGLESSDTSFGGAGYGGHQRPDLSNTQYLIEALRKAGVKSDDPAIQKALVFVSRTQNLESEHNTTPFSSKINDGGFYYTPAAGGTSQAGKTPDGGLRSYGSMTYAGLKSMIYAGVDQNDKRVKAASEWIRRHYSLKENPGMGQQGLYYYFNTFAKALNTLKVEQFKEADGTVHNWRAELINHLASLQHENGSWTNKAERWYEADPNLATAYALLALAQCEPAK from the coding sequence ATGTTTTTGTCTCAACGTAATCTAAGAGCCGCCAGCCTGTGGTCTCTGCTTCTGACCGGTCTGGTTTCTACCGCAGTTGCTGCGGAACCGGTTTTGAGCGATGCCGATTTGCAGACTCTGAAAAAAGAACAACAAAAGGGAATTAACTATCTAAAAAATAGTCAGTTGGAAGATGGGCTGTGGACGACCGAAACGGTACCCGGCATCAGTGCTCTGGTTACCACCGCTTTACTGGAAAGCGGCGTTCCCGCCAGTGATCCTGTGGTTACCAAATCCCTCAAACGCCTGGAAGGCTTTATCAAGAAGGATGGCGGAATCTATTACGCGAAGAGTAACCATCGTAACTATGAGACCTGTATTTCCATCATGGCATTCAGTGCCGCCAATCAGGGGGGACGTTACGATTCCATCATCAAAAATGCAGAGAAATTTTTACGCGGCCTGCAGTGGGATAAAGGGGAAGGGCTGGAGTCGTCCGATACCAGCTTCGGAGGTGCTGGCTATGGTGGCCATCAGCGTCCTGATCTCTCCAACACACAATATCTGATTGAAGCACTACGTAAGGCGGGCGTGAAATCGGATGATCCGGCGATTCAGAAAGCACTGGTTTTTGTCTCACGCACGCAAAATCTGGAATCGGAACATAATACGACTCCGTTTTCATCCAAGATCAATGATGGCGGTTTCTATTACACGCCTGCCGCCGGTGGAACATCACAGGCTGGGAAGACTCCCGATGGCGGCCTGCGTTCTTACGGCAGTATGACATACGCGGGATTGAAAAGCATGATCTATGCCGGGGTGGATCAGAATGATAAGCGCGTCAAAGCAGCAAGCGAATGGATTCGTCGCCATTACTCTTTAAAAGAAAATCCAGGAATGGGTCAACAGGGGCTCTACTATTATTTCAACACGTTTGCGAAAGCACTGAATACCTTGAAGGTAGAGCAATTTAAAGAAGCGGATGGCACGGTCCACAACTGGCGTGCGGAACTGATTAATCATCTCGCCAGTTTGCAGCACGAAAACGGAAGCTGGACAAATAAAGCGGAACGCTGGTATGAAGCCGATCCGAATCTGGCAACCGCGTATGCTTTATTGGCACTGGCGCAGTGTGAGCCTGCAAAATAA
- a CDS encoding DUF4350 domain-containing protein, whose protein sequence is MNQPSRKKRERKNAGWIWLFFLCLLLPLHLWFPEFGTGALDDSYSSSASGKKAFYLLLETETLGAERNRVPLTVLLQSLDVDETLCILGPARYPSPLEWSSLLAWVNEGGRLVITANHQHPEFEITPLEIKVRYLDETERENIPRMESEKKNERSFSLTEKDDHALLQSQATTIFPDASSILWETNALVESLMGETLITAGETKQALKQKHGSGEIVVAASSEIFSNQSMVDGGGVPAYRLIESAGAADYVVVDESLNASGTSKVVALLIDPTFRPLTIQLLITLLIYGWWRSVRFGPILASHSLPRHNIVSHTDNVGNLHYKKGNGRDLFYAYIKQLFTQLHFRSFRGEEHRVIDPIARRMKEDPEQIKSLLQQAAQLSKSEKIDRHQMGDFIRKLSKIRQAAQPGYSKD, encoded by the coding sequence ATGAATCAGCCTTCCAGAAAAAAGCGTGAACGAAAAAACGCCGGCTGGATCTGGCTGTTTTTTCTATGCTTATTACTGCCACTGCACCTCTGGTTCCCGGAGTTTGGTACCGGTGCGCTGGACGACTCCTATAGTTCGTCTGCCAGTGGTAAAAAAGCGTTTTACCTTTTGCTGGAAACAGAAACACTGGGCGCGGAACGAAACCGGGTTCCGCTAACCGTGTTGCTTCAATCTCTGGATGTTGATGAAACACTTTGTATCCTCGGGCCAGCTCGTTATCCCAGCCCGCTCGAGTGGTCATCACTGCTTGCCTGGGTGAATGAGGGAGGACGACTGGTGATTACAGCAAATCACCAGCATCCGGAATTTGAAATCACTCCGTTAGAGATCAAAGTCCGTTATCTTGATGAAACCGAGCGTGAAAATATTCCGCGTATGGAATCAGAAAAGAAAAATGAGAGAAGTTTTTCACTCACCGAGAAAGATGACCACGCCCTGCTACAGAGTCAGGCTACGACCATCTTTCCTGATGCCTCATCCATTCTCTGGGAGACCAATGCGCTGGTCGAATCTCTAATGGGAGAGACACTTATTACAGCGGGTGAAACAAAGCAGGCTCTAAAGCAAAAACACGGCAGCGGTGAGATCGTTGTCGCTGCTTCCTCTGAAATTTTTTCCAATCAATCCATGGTGGATGGCGGGGGCGTTCCCGCATATCGATTGATTGAATCTGCTGGAGCCGCCGACTATGTTGTGGTTGATGAATCATTGAATGCCTCGGGAACCTCGAAAGTCGTCGCTTTGCTGATTGACCCGACCTTCCGGCCTTTAACAATCCAGCTGTTGATTACGCTTTTGATTTATGGCTGGTGGCGGAGTGTCCGATTTGGTCCGATACTTGCATCCCACTCTCTCCCGCGACATAACATCGTGTCTCATACGGACAATGTCGGGAATCTACATTATAAAAAAGGAAATGGACGAGATTTGTTCTACGCCTACATCAAGCAGTTATTCACTCAGCTGCATTTCAGGAGTTTTCGGGGAGAAGAACATCGAGTGATTGATCCCATCGCCCGGCGGATGAAAGAAGACCCGGAACAAATCAAATCACTCCTGCAGCAGGCAGCCCAACTTTCCAAGTCTGAAAAAATTGATCGTCATCAAATGGGTGACTTCATCCGTAAGCTGTCGAAAATCCGTCAGGCAGCGCAACCTGGATATTCTAAAGATTAA
- a CDS encoding RDD family protein — protein MTATMTITATSNAAADIPQRDDFRGRKVLGLEMQIETPENVILTYQLAGPAQRYIAYMIDLIIRVLLVFGMLVITPMVGIVLPGTAMGVFLVLMFLNTWGYYTISEGFFKGQSIGKHFCGLRVIREEGYPITFWPALLRNLVRSADAIVFYGIGITSMLLTRRFQRLGDLVAGTVVVQERSLTLPRKPVILDKIQPLNKNEIGSFLPRDEVLSLIDEFIGRRHVLTYDRGHALAAILAKSLAERLNYSGDPKKVTHYPMAFLAAVYKTFSFEKEDEEQEAVDAYQRHGSPVEGNRE, from the coding sequence ATGACTGCGACCATGACGATTACTGCGACATCCAATGCTGCCGCCGACATTCCACAGCGGGATGATTTCCGCGGGCGTAAAGTGCTTGGTCTGGAAATGCAGATTGAGACACCGGAAAATGTGATCCTGACCTATCAACTCGCCGGCCCGGCACAACGCTATATTGCGTATATGATTGATTTAATCATCCGGGTGCTGTTGGTATTTGGTATGTTGGTAATCACGCCGATGGTGGGAATTGTCTTACCAGGTACCGCGATGGGGGTCTTTCTGGTATTGATGTTCTTGAATACCTGGGGCTACTACACTATTTCTGAAGGCTTCTTTAAAGGTCAGTCGATCGGGAAGCATTTTTGTGGTTTGCGTGTGATTCGTGAAGAAGGTTATCCCATTACCTTCTGGCCTGCTCTATTGCGAAATCTAGTTCGCAGTGCAGATGCGATTGTCTTTTATGGCATCGGCATCACCAGCATGCTGCTGACCCGGCGTTTTCAAAGACTGGGTGATCTGGTCGCGGGAACCGTCGTGGTACAGGAACGCTCGCTGACGCTGCCGCGCAAGCCGGTCATCCTCGATAAAATTCAGCCGCTGAATAAAAATGAGATCGGCAGTTTCCTGCCCCGCGATGAAGTCCTCTCTCTGATTGACGAATTTATTGGACGCCGACACGTTCTGACTTATGATCGTGGTCATGCACTGGCGGCTATTCTGGCCAAGAGTCTGGCAGAACGCTTGAATTATTCGGGTGACCCCAAAAAAGTGACTCATTATCCCATGGCATTTCTGGCAGCCGTCTATAAGACTTTCAGTTTTGAAAAAGAGGATGAGGAACAGGAAGCGGTCGACGCCTATCAGAGGCATGGCTCTCCTGTGGAGGGGAACCGTGAATAA
- a CDS encoding DUF4129 domain-containing protein: protein MFFSTVVFAQPAETQSMDLSSPDRGMLERDTKQILNRPEFRHLTRERQITGDAPFDLKDLIKDPPPSKPRQSSRVISGIAGYLIMVLSYASVICACGLILFLLYRSLIGFKYIRKIKDESDGRNLQGEVTFEQIVSPAESEVSIYLARAKELAQTGDYHNAIVQLIYGSMSFIERAGWIRFRKGLTYRDYLRAARPHGLPGDSFRQIIRTYEPLGFGRREATREHFESTLQYYESAFQKKA from the coding sequence ATGTTTTTTTCGACGGTCGTGTTTGCGCAACCGGCAGAGACCCAATCGATGGATCTCTCTTCCCCCGATCGGGGCATGCTCGAACGAGATACAAAACAAATCCTGAACCGTCCGGAATTTCGCCACCTGACGCGGGAGCGCCAGATTACCGGTGACGCGCCCTTTGATCTGAAAGATCTGATTAAAGATCCGCCGCCGTCAAAGCCCCGTCAATCATCACGGGTGATTTCCGGGATCGCAGGATATCTCATTATGGTATTGTCCTATGCCAGTGTTATCTGTGCCTGTGGTTTAATTCTATTTTTGCTCTATCGCTCCCTGATAGGATTTAAATACATACGGAAAATCAAAGACGAGTCTGACGGACGCAACTTACAGGGAGAAGTCACGTTCGAACAGATTGTTTCACCCGCGGAGAGTGAGGTGTCAATCTACCTCGCACGCGCCAAAGAACTCGCACAGACTGGCGACTATCACAACGCCATCGTTCAGTTGATCTATGGTTCAATGAGTTTTATAGAACGTGCAGGCTGGATTCGATTCCGAAAAGGCCTGACTTATCGCGATTACCTCCGTGCCGCCCGCCCTCACGGTTTACCCGGCGATTCATTTCGTCAAATCATTCGCACCTATGAACCACTGGGGTTCGGACGGCGCGAAGCCACCAGAGAACACTTTGAAAGTACACTCCAATACTATGAATCAGCCTTCCAGAAAAAAGCGTGA
- a CDS encoding DUF480 domain-containing protein codes for MNDATQEKKDLLTITELSKPERRVLGVLLEKAFTTPDQYPLTLKAVTTGSNQKSNRDPISHYSESQVFETLDALREKGIVAVVHSDSGRTERYRHYMRHRFEFTEPQLAILTELWLRGRQTMGELRGRASRMVPIETLDQLRSEFKGLLDRKYVQSNGSIERRGIEVDHNWYQEKEGKTLGFESAPENEPTEVQSTSAAQPVTPAASSELTAMRDAMEQLQIDNQSLKQQMNTLTESLEQLSQQFTELKQELGS; via the coding sequence ATGAACGATGCGACTCAGGAAAAAAAAGATCTTCTCACGATTACGGAACTCTCAAAACCAGAACGACGCGTGCTCGGCGTTTTGCTTGAGAAAGCGTTTACCACCCCCGACCAGTATCCGCTGACTTTGAAAGCGGTGACAACAGGCAGCAATCAAAAAAGTAACCGCGATCCGATCTCGCACTACAGTGAATCACAAGTTTTTGAAACGCTGGACGCACTTCGCGAGAAAGGCATCGTGGCGGTCGTGCATTCTGACAGCGGCCGCACCGAACGGTATCGGCACTACATGCGACATCGTTTCGAATTTACAGAACCGCAACTCGCCATTCTGACTGAACTCTGGCTGCGGGGCCGACAAACCATGGGTGAACTCAGAGGCCGCGCCAGTCGGATGGTTCCAATTGAGACATTAGACCAGTTGCGGTCAGAATTTAAGGGACTTCTGGATCGAAAATACGTACAATCGAATGGAAGCATTGAACGGCGCGGCATCGAAGTCGATCACAACTGGTATCAGGAAAAAGAAGGCAAGACACTGGGTTTTGAATCAGCGCCCGAAAATGAGCCAACTGAAGTTCAAAGTACATCAGCTGCACAGCCTGTCACACCAGCTGCTTCCAGCGAACTAACCGCCATGCGTGATGCGATGGAACAACTCCAGATCGATAACCAATCACTGAAACAACAAATGAATACACTGACCGAATCGCTGGAGCAACTCAGTCAGCAATTTACAGAACTAAAGCAGGAACTGGGAAGTTAG
- a CDS encoding M28 family peptidase — protein MDINTSRLKEHCDLLCRTTRPAESSELEDARQYVIRELEASGWEVERHPFQAQDSLLTTFSGQNLIARHPGLSAPEKPQFCIGAHLDTRPETPGADDNTSAVATLLELGRLLPLFQDSDWKWGIELVAFDLEENGMLGGAEHAQFHRGQQTDLRGMVSLEMLGYCDPTPGSQTLPRELVGLYPDTGDFIAVVGNQNSTALIEAFQAGLQKVTGLPVEALQVPENGEMLQATRLSDHSPFWDAGYPALMITDTSFLRNPHYHQPTDTVDTLDFEFLTKVAQGSLEAAKQILHSGY, from the coding sequence ATGGATATAAACACCAGCCGTTTAAAAGAGCACTGTGATCTGCTCTGTCGCACAACGCGCCCCGCGGAAAGTTCGGAACTGGAAGACGCCCGCCAGTATGTCATTCGAGAGTTAGAAGCCTCGGGTTGGGAAGTCGAGCGACATCCTTTTCAGGCACAGGATTCCCTGCTGACGACCTTTTCGGGGCAAAACCTGATTGCGCGGCACCCCGGACTCTCTGCTCCCGAGAAACCACAGTTTTGTATTGGCGCGCATCTCGACACCCGCCCTGAAACACCCGGAGCCGACGATAATACCAGTGCTGTCGCAACGCTGCTGGAACTTGGAAGATTGCTGCCGTTGTTTCAAGATTCAGACTGGAAATGGGGCATCGAACTGGTTGCCTTTGATCTGGAAGAAAATGGCATGTTGGGTGGTGCAGAACATGCACAGTTTCATCGGGGGCAACAGACCGATCTGCGCGGCATGGTTTCCCTGGAAATGCTCGGATACTGTGATCCCACACCAGGCAGCCAGACCTTACCCAGGGAACTGGTAGGCCTGTATCCAGATACCGGAGACTTCATCGCCGTTGTCGGAAATCAAAATTCAACAGCACTCATCGAAGCATTTCAAGCAGGCTTGCAAAAAGTCACTGGCCTGCCCGTGGAAGCATTGCAGGTACCTGAGAATGGTGAAATGCTGCAGGCCACTCGTTTGAGTGATCATAGCCCATTCTGGGATGCCGGCTATCCGGCATTAATGATTACGGATACCAGTTTTCTGAGAAATCCGCACTACCATCAACCTACAGACACCGTCGATACGCTTGACTTTGAGTTCTTAACCAAGGTCGCACAGGGAAGCCTGGAAGCGGCAAAACAGATTCTGCATAGTGGTTATTAA
- a CDS encoding GNAT family N-acetyltransferase, producing MLDIQIEQATLNDCEVITEFNIQLAQETEAKSLNRELVRTGVVESLGDARGCCYYVARYQERVIGQVMFTREWSDWRNGEFWWFQSVYVDPTFRRQGVFQQLSAHVQSLAQSNPDVVGLRLYVEQENERAQATYRQIGFDFPGYQVMEKMLER from the coding sequence ATGCTGGATATCCAAATTGAACAGGCAACTCTAAACGACTGTGAGGTAATTACTGAATTTAACATTCAGTTGGCTCAGGAAACGGAGGCCAAGTCGCTGAACAGAGAACTGGTCCGAACCGGAGTTGTCGAATCGCTGGGGGACGCCCGCGGTTGCTGTTACTACGTGGCCCGTTATCAGGAACGTGTCATCGGTCAGGTCATGTTTACGCGTGAATGGAGCGACTGGCGTAATGGAGAATTCTGGTGGTTTCAAAGTGTCTATGTTGATCCGACCTTCCGACGTCAGGGAGTCTTTCAGCAACTCTCTGCCCATGTTCAATCTCTGGCACAGTCCAATCCGGATGTCGTGGGGCTGCGTCTGTATGTGGAACAGGAAAACGAACGCGCACAAGCGACCTACCGTCAAATCGGTTTCGATTTTCCAGGGTACCAGGTCATGGAAAAAATGCTGGAACGTTGA
- a CDS encoding tetratricopeptide repeat protein, with the protein MVLLPASRPKRHLNAAEGYLMLDMHKQALRELSRIDPADRDSEKYNRLLGQAHQLAKQYPEALDAFQRAYDLDPENLTTLMGMAWCYKRTDQLPLAISVMEEAYHSHAEEPVVLYNLSCYFALAGDKANALSWLGRSLRLESGLLKLIEEEPDFDSLRSDKDFQFIVESAGDKTSQKS; encoded by the coding sequence ATGGTACTGCTGCCTGCTTCACGACCCAAACGGCATCTAAACGCCGCCGAAGGTTATCTTATGCTTGATATGCACAAGCAGGCGTTGCGCGAGCTTTCCCGCATCGACCCAGCTGATCGAGATTCCGAAAAATACAATCGACTGCTGGGGCAGGCACACCAGTTGGCAAAGCAATATCCGGAAGCATTGGATGCATTCCAACGGGCCTATGATCTCGACCCGGAAAATCTGACCACGCTGATGGGCATGGCCTGGTGTTACAAACGCACGGATCAGTTGCCATTAGCCATTTCTGTGATGGAAGAAGCTTACCACAGCCACGCCGAAGAACCTGTAGTACTCTATAATCTGTCCTGTTATTTTGCGTTAGCCGGTGATAAAGCAAACGCCCTTTCCTGGCTGGGACGCTCGCTACGTCTGGAATCCGGCTTATTGAAATTAATCGAAGAAGAGCCAGACTTCGATTCGCTGCGCAGTGACAAAGATTTTCAGTTTATCGTAGAATCAGCGGGTGATAAAACCTCTCAGAAGTCATAG
- a CDS encoding Rieske (2Fe-2S) protein, which translates to MITYHTIAKVGEIPEGEGRAFHIEGLMVAVFLKQGTYTAINDFCPHQGAPLSTGYVDDEGAVTCPWHAWRFCIKDGTWLDNPKSKLHVPVYPVRIEGDEIQVGLELPTEETESNESQS; encoded by the coding sequence GTGATTACCTACCATACTATAGCCAAAGTTGGCGAGATCCCTGAAGGAGAAGGCCGTGCGTTTCATATCGAAGGACTGATGGTCGCCGTTTTCCTGAAACAGGGAACATATACCGCCATTAACGATTTCTGCCCCCATCAGGGAGCACCGCTTTCTACAGGATACGTCGATGACGAAGGCGCTGTTACCTGCCCCTGGCATGCCTGGCGTTTTTGTATCAAAGACGGCACCTGGCTCGATAATCCGAAGTCGAAGCTGCACGTTCCGGTTTATCCCGTTCGCATTGAAGGGGACGAGATCCAGGTTGGGCTTGAACTCCCCACTGAGGAAACCGAATCGAACGAGTCTCAAAGCTGA
- a CDS encoding sulfatase family protein, giving the protein MKIHPYAFCSLLMLVFIPFSSVTLCKAAERPNLVSIVTDDQGRWAMGLYGNKQIQTPHMDQIGREGAVFMNAFVATPVCSPSRATFLSGRYPTELKITDYISPDEAKSGLGLATTTWPQVLQKNGYQTALIGKWHLGEQNRFHPRQMGFDHFMGFLSGGTRPMDPTLEINGETKKRKGPLPDLLVDDAIQFLQQSKDKPFALCLHFRAPHTPYGPVPEQDAAHYQGMDIDVPITPGVIPEQIKKSNQDYYASISSVDRNIGRLLKELDRLQLSDNTLVIFTSDHGYNNGRHGISTKGNGHWLAGGVTGPKRPNMWDTSIRVPLVMRWPKVIEPGTQFDEMVSNVDMFKFVLGALKIPETENLALHGIDYSPLLFGKPVKSRTALFGQYDLHNNGLAYMRMIRTPQFKFVKHYRAKRMDELYDLEADPGETKNLIRRRTNAKWQKTADSLEQQLIDWQKSIHDPILEPAYQ; this is encoded by the coding sequence ATGAAAATACATCCTTATGCGTTCTGCTCATTACTGATGTTGGTTTTCATCCCATTCAGTAGTGTGACGCTCTGTAAAGCCGCGGAGCGTCCGAATCTGGTTTCGATCGTCACCGATGATCAGGGACGCTGGGCCATGGGCCTGTATGGAAACAAACAAATTCAAACTCCTCACATGGATCAAATTGGTCGTGAAGGAGCAGTCTTTATGAATGCGTTTGTCGCGACCCCGGTCTGTTCACCCAGCCGCGCGACGTTTCTTTCGGGACGCTACCCGACCGAACTCAAAATTACAGATTATATTTCTCCCGATGAAGCAAAGAGCGGCTTGGGCCTGGCTACAACAACGTGGCCGCAGGTGCTCCAGAAAAACGGGTATCAGACTGCTTTGATTGGGAAATGGCATCTCGGCGAGCAGAATCGGTTTCATCCCAGGCAGATGGGTTTCGATCACTTCATGGGCTTTCTCTCAGGGGGGACACGTCCCATGGATCCCACGCTGGAAATCAATGGTGAAACGAAAAAGCGGAAAGGTCCCCTGCCCGATCTGCTGGTGGACGACGCCATTCAGTTCCTGCAGCAATCCAAGGACAAGCCGTTTGCCCTCTGCCTGCATTTTCGCGCACCGCACACTCCCTACGGTCCCGTTCCCGAACAGGATGCGGCCCATTATCAGGGAATGGACATCGATGTTCCCATTACGCCAGGAGTGATTCCGGAACAGATCAAGAAATCGAATCAGGATTATTATGCCAGTATTTCATCAGTCGACCGTAACATCGGCAGGCTGCTGAAAGAACTTGACCGGTTGCAACTCTCAGATAATACACTGGTGATTTTTACCAGTGATCATGGCTATAACAACGGGCGGCATGGTATCAGTACCAAAGGAAACGGTCACTGGCTTGCCGGAGGAGTGACTGGCCCTAAACGACCCAACATGTGGGACACCTCAATCCGGGTGCCGCTGGTCATGCGCTGGCCCAAAGTCATCGAGCCGGGAACACAATTTGATGAAATGGTCTCGAACGTGGATATGTTCAAGTTCGTCTTGGGTGCCCTCAAGATACCCGAAACTGAGAACCTCGCGTTACATGGGATCGACTATTCCCCGTTGCTGTTTGGGAAACCGGTCAAAAGCAGGACCGCTCTGTTTGGTCAGTATGACCTGCATAACAACGGGCTGGCTTATATGCGGATGATTCGAACCCCCCAATTCAAATTTGTGAAACATTATCGCGCCAAACGAATGGATGAGTTGTATGATCTGGAAGCGGATCCCGGGGAAACGAAAAACCTGATTCGGAGACGTACCAACGCAAAATGGCAAAAAACGGCGGATTCGCTGGAGCAACAACTGATTGACTGGCAGAAATCGATCCACGATCCAATTCTCGAACCTGCTTATCAGTAA